GTGTACATGCCATACTTATTACATAGCAGTAATCCTGGAGCCACGCAAGTTAATTATAATTCTCTATATGTGCCTCAATTTAATGTTCCTGGAACCTTTACTGTTGGAGGTGAAGTAGAGGGAGTAGAAATGTTAAGATCTGGTGAATATGACGTTGATAAAGACATCAATATAAGACCTGGAGGAAAACTAATTTTACAATCAGGAGTTATTCTAAAGTTCCCACCGGCTATCGGTATGATGGTAGCTGGTAAATTAGAAGCGCGAGGTAAGCGCCCTaatgatattatgtttacaCTCAAAGATGAAATCGTAATGTCTAATGACAGTATTTATGAGACTGATATAGAAATAGAACCCACTACTCCTGGTTACACAGAGCCAATTGTGCCAATTCGTTTACTGGGTGGCAGAACACCACATGAAGGAAGATTACAAGTAAGAATAGACGGGCAATGGGGAACTATCTGTAATTACAGatggaatattataaatgctgcATTAGTTTGTAATCAACTGGGACTAGCTCTTAATCCAGATGATTGGTTTTTGGAACCCAATGAAATTCCTAGCGCTGGAAAGACCGAGGATGTTTTACTTTCAAACGTTGAATGTACTGAGTTTGATAATGACATAACTAAATGTAAAGCGGAAACAGTAGATAACTTTGAAAACTCGTGTACACATGATAATGATGTAGGCATAAGGTGCTATGATACTAGTTGGGCTGGTGTGAGATTCAGTGTGATAGCAGAAAGGACTGATTTACAATACCTAAGTATTGACAAAGCTGGATTACTAGATTATTCATCAAATTTATTTAAGCCTGCTCTACAAATAGATTTTGCAAGACATAGCCTTGAAAGTGTtcgaataataaataactatcaCGATGGATTGGGAATTCTTTACTCCGATTTGTATGGGGCTGATGCAATAAATACTGTAAGAAATTCAGAATTTAGTAACAATAAAGGAAGTGGCATAAGTTTCAAACAATTGGGTCTAAAAGTGTACAGCTCTATAATAGAGAATAATTATGCTGGAATCTCTCATAATCCACATATTACTGGTCCGCAGCAACGAGAAATAGCAGGATGGTTTAAATTAGATGCTGGCTTTAATATGGATGAATCAAATTATCATCCCATAATGATACCGGAATATGAGACTGATATTTCTTTAGTAAATGGAGAAACACGACATATTGTTTTTTCCAAGCAGTTGGGAGGAAATATCAGGAAAACTTACAATATTAAATGCAATCCAGGATATGTCCTGGGACTCCAACTTCTAAATCCGATACATAACTTTTCTACAGAAAGTATTTGTATTTACGATTCTCAAAATATTAACGTAGGAAGCACTGTTTGGTGTCTCGATCGAGATTTATCAACTTTTCCGACAACAAGTAACACTTTTGGCGTAGTGTTGAAATATGAAAGTGGAGAGAATGCATTGGGAGGTGTTGTATTAGTTATTAGCACAATATTAGCACCAGTCCAAAATATACGAAACAGAATAATAAAAGGACCCGTACCCACTCTTCAAGTAGTTAACTCTAAAATAAAAGGTAATACGAAAGGAATAAAAGCTTTATATTACAATCGATATTTGAATGAGCTCGGTGACCACTTTTTACGAAAGGCAAATgaaactattaaaataataaattgtgagATTGCCTACAACGTTGAAGAAGCTGTTTATGTGAACACGCCTTTTTGGGATATTCATGACAGTAACATTACAGAAATTACTATCATGATAAACAGTAGTCTGATAACGGATAATGGGGCTGGAATTTACCACTTTGCCAGAGATTTGAGGAGTTCAAACAATCTCTATCATTATGTTCTTCAAGATAATACCATCGAGCGAAATAAACGTGGAGGCTTCGATGTGAATTTACCATATGTTTGGCAATATAACGAAAACTTTACACATTCTgtatttatgcaaaataatactttgcgtaataataaaaatttcggGTTGGTGATCGATGGACATTTTGCTGAAGTGAACATGACGAAGAATATATTTACTGAAAACAATTGCAAAACCGGCTTGATTTCTATACGTGGTAtggaaaagaaaatgaaaattgaCGGAAACCTAATAGAAAGAAATAACGGACAGTTCATGGTACAGTTCTACATGGACAGTCAAAGCGAAATCATGGGATTCGTGTATGCTGTTTTTGTTCTTAATCAAGtcagaaataataaatacttgaaTCCAATTAGTCGTGGTGCACTCATTAAAAGTTTAGACCCTACCTATGTAATTGGATTTAAAGGTATACAAAAGGTCAAAGTAAGTCGGAATTTGTTTGGAAACAACGACATCCAATACACTTTACTTGCTGGAATAAAAACTGCCAAGATCAATAATCTGCTAGACGTGACGGAAAATTGGTGGGGAAGTTCTGATGAGAAAGAAATCAGAAAACAAATATTTGACTTTGACGATTGGAATAATCATGCTGTTGCTACATATTTGCCTTATTTACTGGAAGAAAGTTTCGACTCGAGTGTTTCAGTTACCTTTACATCTGAAAAAGCAGTTGACACAAATGAGCTTGGTGGTCGGCTAACTACTGATCTTATATTAGACGCTCGAGTAGAACCTTACGTCATAAAATCAGATATCACTATAATGCCAGATGCGACCCTTACAATCAATCCTGGTGTCATATTAGAATTTGCTCCAAATGTTGGAATTCTAGTTTTGGGCACGCTTAACGCAGTAGGTCATAGCCAGATGCCCATATTTATGAAACCGCTGCTTACGAGCACTAATATGGAAAGTTATAGATTAGAAAGAAGACATATAAATCAATACTCGCCAAGTCATCGCGTAATCAGGCGTCAAATTGAAACATTATCGGCCCAAGAATCAATAAGATTATGTACAGGTAGAAACTGTACTAATACTGATTACAGCACGAACAGAATGAACGAAGGATTTCTAGAATACTATAATAGAACCACTTTGCAATGGGTGCCTATGTGTGACAATCGATTTACCGAAAGAAACGCACAAGTTGTTTGCAGAGAGCTCGGCTTTGACCCGATAAATGTATTCTTTGCGCACGATCGTCGCGTGGAATATCATAGTAATTCTTTGTCACGCATCTGGTCGTGGCCGGAGCCATTGCAGTGTGTCGGTACTGAAAATCGTTACGAAGACTGTCCCATAAGACTGAACGGTCAATTATACGGCCATCGCCACGAATGTAAATGGGATTCTGAATTTGTATTCATTCATTGTGGTACAAGAAATTTAGACGATAACGTAGAGTACTGGGGAGGTATCAGATTCGCATATCCAGAGTTCGAAAATGCACTCTACGAGCACAGAATCCATGACCATACTACACACGAAACTCTTAAGAAAGTTGAAAGCACATTACAGCATATACACATAATGGGCGCTGGCATACTGCACAGCGAAAAATCTCCGGCGATTCAGAGCGTAGTGAAAAACCCGTCAATTCAAAATGTTAACATTAGCCACTGCGCATTCCACGGCATCAATTTGATCTCACCAACCGACACCATGAATATGATGTTCAACTCGATCAAAAATGTTCTTGGAGAAGGAGTAAGTGCGATATCTTTGAATGGTGAAGGAAGAGAGTCAGAGGAGTCCAGTTTCACGCCGTTAAAAGATTTGAACCTTCCATACCACATATTTTCTCTAATTGATATCTGTGATAGCACCAAAGTAATAACTGTGGAGGAGCGCGTTATCCTTTACTACAAGTACGATAACAATCCAGTAAATTGCGTTAAAATATTCAAGAGCATGTTTAGAGTGAAGCCCTTCGGCTTCAGACTTCTTCAGTTCAATTTATTCAATCATACGACTAACTATGGTAACAGAGACTCGCTTAGTCTTTACGATGGTGATATTTACAATATCACAGCACCAATGATTGGTTATTTAGAAAATGGATCTCCGGATGAGAAGAAACTCTTCAAAACCGATGGTGCTAGCTTGAGTGTAAAGCTGTTCGCCAATGGAGCCTCCTCATTACATGGATTTATTGCTGAAATTGTCACTTTACCTATATCTTCAATTGGATTAAGTGAGTTAATTGtctaattgtatttttatataataagtatcCTCCTTAATCCTTATGGCTATGGctataaaatctatttttgtTGAAGTCGGTAATGTTAATTAAGCTTTCTTAATTTCTTTTTCTTGTTGAATTACCCCTTAATTGTGACTGTTTTGATTCGCATTAGTATGGGTAGCACTATTAATATAGTTAGTATCATtcccatttattattatttaaggtcgTGATGTACAGCACAATATATCAAACAGCGAGTTCATCAACAACCGTGACGGTGCTATCGTGTACCAATCAGTGGGGGAAGTCAACCCGCTGGTCGCTATCACCAGGAACGAAATTAGCAACAACTGTCTCAAGCTGTACGGCAATTTCACCACCTGCCAAGCCTCTGTGAGAGTTGATGTGCAGAATACCCAGACCTTGGTGTTTAGGGTTAGTATTGCTTGTTTCTATATTTAAGATAGTTGCCTAAacaacttaatattttattcggcCCACGCTAATCGatcatcattattcattacattAGTACAGTGCTTCGTACGGGGGCGTCGGATGTTGCCTACGTGTTATTTTAGAAGCTTAAACTACTGCCATTCCCATATCAATTCTATTGCAGTATCTTTTGCCTCCAAGAGTAGTAAAGATTCATCCATCCTTACAAACTTTTGTATAATAGTAGGAATTTGAGTGACTCTAAAATACACAGCATTATTAAGGAAAAATTTGCTTTTATTTTCAGAATAATCTAGTTCGCAACAATGTCGGCGGCCTGCTGTTGAGAGCTGACTCTAGAAGTACGGCCACATCGCTTCGTGGTTGGATACACAATAACTTGTTCTACGACAATCATGACCAGCCGTGTCTGAAAGTTGAGGGTaggttgaaaaaaataaacttcGGTTACGCCGTTAGTGCACCTACTGGCGACTGGAAACCGCAATAATCTGCCAAAGAAGAACGAAATAcaacataacacattataaatcgTTTGATATGTGAGACGAGAATCTCGGACGCTTTTTCGTAGTTGGCAGCACTGGTAGTACTATAAGCGCAGACTTGACCATATTATAGTAAATCAACAGTATGGGCTATGGCATTGATTCTAGACGTCAGACCCTACAAACTATAAAatgaacatgatattttaagaacTTTATTGACATTACTTTGTATTTCAGGTCGTCAGTCCTCACCGTACCAAGAGGTGACGATATACAGGAACTACTTCACACGAAACAGGGTGCAGTACAAGGACGTGATAGTCCTGCGACAGGTCGTGTCCAACTTCACACACAACTACGTCCACGATAATACCGGACAGAGGATATTGGAGGTGTCGGGCTTCGATAAAGTCCGCCTGCCTATTTATCAAACGACCTCGCATAATGGATTTTACAAGTAGGTTTTGGAACCAAGTTTCTTATCGCGcattgcgaaagggggctacacggaaaaagttgttttcttttttagtatacctgcgaagtaggggcagagggcgttgatgtggCGATGACATCAAatggcgggaaatttaaaattctaccatttctCCATGGCgggaaatttgatttttttagctGGGTGGGGTAGCGGTActcttcattatattttttttttataacttcgttccatccgggtgtcccttgacacctctcaagtttttttaatacaatatataaGTCGCCACTCGCCACTTCATGTTGAATACAATTATTAGTTATACAAGcctatttttctttaaaaaaaaaaccttagaaCCAAAATCCAGATCTGGATGAAATATTTGagtatagattataaataaGGTGTTCAAACACTAAATTATAGTCACTTTAAGAGTTTATACTTCAGAAAGTCCTAGTAATATTATTGGCATTCCAagttttttcaaacaaaaatctaaGATGCCAATAATAGGAATGACTGCCAACGATTAGATAGTTTGCGCTATAAGTAAAATTTAGAAATGTTAtccggcctgtccacatctccacgtcacgacgtcgtcaacgtggaacgttgcggtaacgtggcacggtatgttgacgtgacgtgaaagTTACGTGAAAATGCTTGTCACGGTGTAGCAACTTTTTACgtctttttttcttaaatctctctctccgtcttcttaacaatagcagaagcagaatacgtattgtgcggtccatatctagataagtagtgaagaatgtagcagttttacaaggcatgatGGTAACGTATAATGTtgctacatcgtgacgtgcatttttacgttgCGTTGACGTACattttcacgtcacgacaacgtaccgtgtcacgttaccgcaccgtttcacgttgacgacgtcgtgacgtggagatgtggacaggccgatACACCTTCGATTACAAACGCACCGTTTCAAGTTTTGTTACTGTCATCAGTCATGTGGTACAAATCTAGCTGCTATTTCGCTAACCGAAGCATGATAATTTCAGAAACTACGCCATCTGTCGCGAAGGGCGCGCCACTGTGGCCGCGGGCACGGCGGGCCAGCACTACGTCGACAACGTATTCTTTAACCCCGACAATGACTACGAAATGATCACCGTCAACAGATCTATGTAAGTACTGACTGCTATCTTGATGCCGCAAAGGGCTGCGTTTCTACCCAAGATTGCGTTGCAAGGAATGTGTTATTGAGAACCAATGGAAACTCTTGACCACATCCAGCGaaacgattctattggttcttgtaAAACATATTCCCCGCAACGCAGCTTAActcagctccggtggaaacgcagcgtTATCTAAATCTCAGAATAGGGACTCAGCATAGAGATAACCCGAAAATTCTATTTTGTCCTCTGTTATGGACTTGATGTCTAACTTTACAATTACTGCCAATACAGATAAGTTACCGTTCAAACTTCAAATCAATAACtatagtatagtctgtcaagaaagtgaagaaattaaaaagtggcaacatcgtcgtAGATCCCTTcgatccctttcaaatcaatctaaaaaagggatgacactacgatattgccactttttaatttcttcactttcttgacggactataattGGACTCCTAAGCTGggacatttttaaaagaaaaaacgtAGGCCTGTGTTTTTATTGTTACTAGATATTCCAAGTTATTAGTCATAGTGCTAAGAGAGTGGTCACAGAACTGTTTAACGAGATGGTCCTATATAACGGATTTTAAAGATCTAGAATGCTTTGGATCTGCTTCTTGTTTTTGCATGTCAAAAAATTTATAGGTCAGACCTCTAATGCTCTTATTTATTGAGAGACAAAGGTGAACAAAATTGCATATTATATCATTTAGTATCTCCGAATATTCTTTGTCTcgttatctttatttaaatgctTTGTGATAATAGGTTATTGgaactataataacaaatatttgaCTTGCATGTTTCTGTTGCATGGCTGCCCGGACAATAGCTTTGTCGATTTTAACCCCAATGCTATGAGGTAAGTTAatgctttatatattttaaaaatttacagGCTCACATCAAATACTAGGTTTATAAACTTTTAATCAGatattaatttaatagaaaaatGTTGTCGAGATTGTTAGAAACACTTAAAAGTTATAAACTATGTAATCAGTTCAAATAAATGTTGCATGACTCTAATCTTCTTATTTGTATGATGTTGGCGGGTGcttgtatttatttaaaaataaacatatgtAAAGAAATTAACGTTGTTATTTATAAGCTTATAAAATTACCTTGAATACGAGTAACATTCTAACGACTGCGCCATTCATAATCGTTTATCATTTTATACAATCAGCAACAATACTGtacctaatattttttactaaattcCGTTCAAATGTtcaatctttttaattttttaccaattttGAATTTCACTAACTAACCCAACTATATTTTAGCTCCCTCGACCTCTGGCGTACCCGTATAGACGCGAAGCACAACTATTGGAGTTACAACGAGAGTTTGGCCGTGGCGGGCCGCATTCGGGACCGCTCGGACGAGCCTCAGCTACTCGAAGTGGACTATCAGCCGTACTATATGAATAACCAGACGGTGTTGGGAGGAGGGAAATGCCCGCCTGGCTGGGATGTGGTCGCCGATACGTGTTATATGTACGTCGGCGCGCCGATGACGTATGAGGAGGCGAGGATGTTTTGCTTGGTGAGTATTTAGTTTGTATACTTTGTGGGGATGtgcgtggaggccgcaaaggaagatcttccgaccgagcgaggtggtatgctcggccCACGTGaaacatttcagctgtcgtttatatactgacgcgcttagaaaacttcgatagcgcgatgcaagaatgttaggcgaattgtggatACCGCCACAAGTTTATGGATATCAGGTCTAAAGGTCTGCCTTAAGTTATGTAAGTATTGTGTCAAATCTTGCTTCAGACTGACGTAAGTTACTTTACCGAGGGACGAGGGCGTGGCCACTCCAAAACGTGGTCGTCATCAAATTAAATGTTaagtaagagccagtccacacggcgcgttgcgtcgacgcagcgctgccgtttgacgcatagacGGCCACATGGGcggcgtcatcgcagcgttattacgaagcagtcttaacgtcaacccgctttgtctcgggggctgctgtccgtcatgtgtgcgttgcgcgctgctgtcaGGGCGCGACGCAGCGCGCTGTGtgaccttggttatttgtatgtaaaacaacgcaattaaaaatagagcctgtccacacggcgcgttgcgtcgacgcaacgctgacgcaacgcgccgtgtggacaggctctaatGTTGTGTCTAATAAATGTACAAGGGTATATAACAAAAACTATCTAGCTGTGACAGCGCTGACCGCAATTGGACATTTCCTTCATCGCAACTCATTCGTCTCTTTTCTTATCTATTACTACTTACTCTTCGTTAATACTCTCTTAATTTTCAGTCTGACAACGCCTCAATGCCGTACGTGAGCGGCAACTACGAGGCGCTATACGAGTTCCTGCGACGCCAGAACCAGTGGCTCGTGTACGGCGAGCGAGTGTGGGTGAACCACATCGACTACGTCACCCGCTGTACTTCCTTCGCCTTCTCCACGGTCGATATAACCGATTGTAACCAGAAGAACGCGTTTATATGTGAAATTGGTGAGTTTGtaattacgaataataaaaactaaggaagagctgtgtcaaaaaatttgttccacGAGGTacaaaaagagacccgaatacatgcatactttatgcaaaaagaggcccgaatacatgcaagaattttgtgtaattattatagtagtgACAATTATGAATTTCGtgagtgtttcgtagctattgtcatattttagtgtgtgaaaaggaaccaaattcaaaatggtTGCAGTATGGaaccttagtttttattattcgtaggtttgtaacataatattttgttgatcGGTCTCAAGGAAGATTTGtataaagctgatcgcacatttgtgaGCATCTTACACGCCGTACGCTTCAAACGCATCGCATAACACACGAATgcgacgcgtacggtgcggacgaatgtgcgaggtttcatatAATTTCATACGAATTGTAAAATGCGGCGCTTTCCGCGTGTGTgcgctgataaatgtgcgatcactttaatggtctagagtctagactctacaCTCCTCTAGTCAATGGACACCTGGATGGAACGAAGTAGCTTTcgatgagagagagagagagacagagaaacacgcgcacgccgcacggcttacaagttacaactacgAGTATATAtagcaaaaagtgtcgttacaacttttagtcgtaattttttccgtctagcgtcctttcgcaacgcgcgataaggaactttgttCCAATTATTTCGGCGGCTGTATTCAACCAAAATATGATGTTCCATTGATTCAGGGCTGTGCGTTGACTTTCATGAAGAGTCACGAAAGCGAAAAACTTACTGTAATTTCCCAGAAAGATTTTTGACTTTAAGTTCTAAGTTTTCGTTAGTCCTAGAAAATGACTTACTTGTGTAAGAGTCTATCTACAcgggcgttgcgtcagcgttgcgttgacgcagcgctgccgtttgacgcatagccagcCACACGGGTGCTCCGTCATCGCACCGTTATTACGAAGCCCCCCCTCctgcttcgtctcgggggcttctatccgtcatgtgtgcgttgcgacgaggCAACGTTCTGTGTgtacaccttggttatttgtatgtaaaacaacgcaacggtagcgctgcgtcgacgcaacactaacgcaacgcgccgtgtggactggctctacgAACGTACGAGTAtaaaaggtgtaacaaaacatattgataattatttagggtatgtatgagtcccctgtattatgcatagagttcattgtgaaagacTAAAAATTCaacttttgtataggcaaacTCATGTcgctagggcgcttgcccatacatatCACAAAAAAAGCTTGTTCcttcagcgccgctactttcacagtatatTCTGTATAAGGGCCCCATACACTGGACATatcctaaagcattatcactcagtttttttacactttgtataCCAAACATAACCAATTAATCCCCTTTATTACAGACCCGAAAATCTCCATATCTCCAATGTCATGGCGCGCGGACTCCCTCGCCGTGGCGTTTGTGGGCATCCTGGCCGCGGCACTAGTACTGGTCGGCGCCGCGCTCCTGTGCTGGTACTCCAAGTCCAAACACAGGTAACTGAACTTACGAAGAGTTATGGCTCCTTCATCTTATTGCTAAGGTGGCTTTGatgcttaagaggattccacaccgcccttttttcatacaaacgttgtcccctgtttcctccctggataatgctagtagagttataatttttttcctgaatatctacggccactaatacaatgtccctatgttttcttttttttcataatttaattattaaataagatatgaacattcaaaaacccaaaaaaatggccagattttccgctgtgttcaaacgtccagaaaacagatttggatagattatacaaaaaaaagcaaaacataggaacacagctcaagcccttttttaatctttaatgaaaaaagtacttaaatcggttaagttttggagaaggaatcaggggacaacgaatcgttgattttctggattttctgcagttgtctctatcgcgttctgcggtataggcttgagatAAGGAAGACAgctagatattacacgtactttttttttcatttctctagcccctggtgtatcctcttaaaagtaGGAGCGTAATAAAAGGATTGTTGCATTGCAAGCGTCAACATATTGCAGTTGTCTAAAATTTTGGCCAATTGCAATGTTAGAAAGATTATACTTAGCCATTACCCCACTATATTtaccgcctccgtggtctagtggtacagagcgcggctcttgcctcggaggtcgtgggttcgattcccgcgttggaaacatgttatttccaagtttggttagaacaatgcaggctgatcacctgattgtctgacaagtaaaatgatctatgcgtcggatgggcatgtaaaaagtcggccctgcgcctgatctctcgccagtcgtgtcggtcttccgtcccactgggttatgagagtaaaggaatagagagtgctcttgtgtactgcgcacacacttgggcactataaaattactcctgcgtagctggcctggtttcaatgaaaccggccaccgtcaccgaaaccggtgtgggagctattatatttaCCGCGATTACGCCTGATTTATTTGTGTCATGATTTTACTTTCAGATTCTTCATAAAAGGTTGTTTAGTTTCTTTCACTATTTACTCACAATATAATGGACGTTTCAGACACCTACAGCGGCTAGAGCGGCGCAACTCGATCCGTCAGTCGTTACACAGCGTACGATCTATCGGGTCTATTAATGGGGCCTACCCCGACGCCTCTTACAGAAGGAAGATCGCCCAAATGGTTCgttctattaatattatttcttcttAAAAGCTTTATAATTGTTTAGAACTTAAAACTGCAGTTAAAGCCTTGTGTTAAGTTTTAGAAAGATTGGTTCTCTTTGAATGTTTTAGTGTTTTCtactttgtttttgtttatctaATCTAAG
This genomic window from Aricia agestis chromosome 2, ilAriAges1.1, whole genome shotgun sequence contains:
- the LOC121739918 gene encoding protein bark beetle isoform X1, yielding MSYKEMGVQKRHSQFSDTKYKWRTVVLLGCFVCCVGQEVRIGDTDPYMLNKSSGLTELSGGVLAGGKTVWKADGSPYLLRDDLLVEREAELVVEPGVEVKFAPMIGITVRGRLVAVGDKDRSITFTSTEEPETKTKQWPNIRLVDGPSILSGRVQLLHKGQWRSVCTNSRNWTINDMESACRQLGFMGGKFYNWMDRQPGRRARLLFEEPKCKGTEYDLFQCDWNSRQLGSGVCDYHPDLGIECQPHHDNNELRDSGTHWRGIRFENAVYERILTASNTLYVPTSMSSLVHVNIKNAGLGRDNNATSALDVIGVPPGMHNIEVSNSAFNAINVTSPNAPIVINNCTIHNNRGYGVYVNSTYGMTKIENCLIHDNGADGVKYVVHEMNIDERFDRSEIFDLCTLASTPSQTFPIQMSIEQSRYSNMARDCNQKFYTRPDHVLTLSFIKIMTNNNDTGEIFIYDGLSTEDKLLMSFSIKNNTRPQSVTSTRNRMQVRFHANTRTDIIGFLRLTSGPSKTYDLNITDTIISDNNGRGVAIENLRSQVHIHRTSISNNNHVAGLQVVSGAGDINITESRISFNQGDGINITVTGGNRNISRSTLSSNQGYGIAIWLNTTEETEYIPVNQTTSVEYSEIFKNIDVGILHGNYCGDSWVNITGNWFNSSMESTIEISTCWRYNNPNKVLNLQVGHNRFYQNRRIPLKIQPALNVMGRIEYNYFEHGDYGAIAILNRVEGKYFEEFEILPAIFSIQHNYFYGNRGPFVVNLGLSPYSDTQYILFSRNFLRDNKIREPFEPLEGLSSRLTPRSRVAATIVLASSNIDVFRNIINNPEAQYEIGSHVEDQSKTLNCTYNWLGFGEEEKVYKRLFHRKDRYNLAKIVYMPYLLHSSNPGATQVNYNSLYVPQFNVPGTFTVGGEVEGVEMLRSGEYDVDKDINIRPGGKLILQSGVILKFPPAIGMMVAGKLEARGKRPNDIMFTLKDEIVMSNDSIYETDIEIEPTTPGYTEPIVPIRLLGGRTPHEGRLQVRIDGQWGTICNYRWNIINAALVCNQLGLALNPDDWFLEPNEIPSAGKTEDVLLSNVECTEFDNDITKCKAETVDNFENSCTHDNDVGIRCYDTSWAGVRFSVIAERTDLQYLSIDKAGLLDYSSNLFKPALQIDFARHSLESVRIINNYHDGLGILYSDLYGADAINTVRNSEFSNNKGSGISFKQLGLKVYSSIIENNYAGISHNPHITGPQQREIAGWFKLDAGFNMDESNYHPIMIPEYETDISLVNGETRHIVFSKQLGGNIRKTYNIKCNPGYVLGLQLLNPIHNFSTESICIYDSQNINVGSTVWCLDRDLSTFPTTSNTFGVVLKYESGENALGGVVLVISTILAPVQNIRNRIIKGPVPTLQVVNSKIKGNTKGIKALYYNRYLNELGDHFLRKANETIKIINCEIAYNVEEAVYVNTPFWDIHDSNITEITIMINSSLITDNGAGIYHFARDLRSSNNLYHYVLQDNTIERNKRGGFDVNLPYVWQYNENFTHSVFMQNNTLRNNKNFGLVIDGHFAEVNMTKNIFTENNCKTGLISIRGMEKKMKIDGNLIERNNGQFMVQFYMDSQSEIMGFVYAVFVLNQVRNNKYLNPISRGALIKSLDPTYVIGFKGIQKVKVSRNLFGNNDIQYTLLAGIKTAKINNLLDVTENWWGSSDEKEIRKQIFDFDDWNNHAVATYLPYLLEESFDSSVSVTFTSEKAVDTNELGGRLTTDLILDARVEPYVIKSDITIMPDATLTINPGVILEFAPNVGILVLGTLNAVGHSQMPIFMKPLLTSTNMESYRLERRHINQYSPSHRVIRRQIETLSAQESIRLCTGRNCTNTDYSTNRMNEGFLEYYNRTTLQWVPMCDNRFTERNAQVVCRELGFDPINVFFAHDRRVEYHSNSLSRIWSWPEPLQCVGTENRYEDCPIRLNGQLYGHRHECKWDSEFVFIHCGTRNLDDNVEYWGGIRFAYPEFENALYEHRIHDHTTHETLKKVESTLQHIHIMGAGILHSEKSPAIQSVVKNPSIQNVNISHCAFHGINLISPTDTMNMMFNSIKNVLGEGVSAISLNGEGRESEESSFTPLKDLNLPYHIFSLIDICDSTKVITVEERVILYYKYDNNPVNCVKIFKSMFRVKPFGFRLLQFNLFNHTTNYGNRDSLSLYDGDIYNITAPMIGYLENGSPDEKKLFKTDGASLSVKLFANGASSLHGFIAEIVTLPISSIGLSRDVQHNISNSEFINNRDGAIVYQSVGEVNPLVAITRNEISNNCLKLYGNFTTCQASVRVDVQNTQTLVFRNNLVRNNVGGLLLRADSRSTATSLRGWIHNNLFYDNHDQPCLKVEGRQSSPYQEVTIYRNYFTRNRVQYKDVIVLRQVVSNFTHNYVHDNTGQRILEVSGFDKVRLPIYQTTSHNGFYKNYAICREGRATVAAGTAGQHYVDNVFFNPDNDYEMITVNRSIFVDFNPNAMSSLDLWRTRIDAKHNYWSYNESLAVAGRIRDRSDEPQLLEVDYQPYYMNNQTVLGGGKCPPGWDVVADTCYMYVGAPMTYEEARMFCLSDNASMPYVSGNYEALYEFLRRQNQWLVYGERVWVNHIDYVTRCTSFAFSTVDITDCNQKNAFICEIDPKISISPMSWRADSLAVAFVGILAAALVLVGAALLCWYSKSKHRHLQRLERRNSIRQSLHSVRSIGSINGAYPDASYRRKIAQMSSRSTETLTKGSDYKKMLASTMSMESMEKSQFNSSVEDNQSFDIYEAHNPNFKHSTFQKPSEYSVPMAYRNEGYRENPASKTPDGMNHSGMNGHSAAPSVTTVATEELPIIHHPGGLADDSPNDYFSSDTLPLHEKPQTQKQSDPPQLSFLLELKSRLPDPPTHSTFGRPADQHQYYDDSSPQPYMDDSRDTYSSPLPHSLQDYPSPLPDSPQEYPSPLPQEYDYPHRSRSEAILETNFDFQDEDMPQMTEANRSHSQPLETAM